In Corynebacterium sp. P4-C1, the sequence GCGCAGACCCGGTGCGGTCAGCGTGCGCTTCACGTGCGGGCCAGCCGACGACGGCGCCGAACCGGTCAGGCGCGCCAACGTGCGGAACGTCTTCGAGGTGCCCACGGCGAGGCCGGCTTCGCCCTGGGCGAGGAAATCGTCCGCGGCGGTGGAGAGCTCGGCATCAATGTAATCGCGCAGAGCGTTGACCTTCTTCTTTTCGGGAGGATCGGTGTCGAACCACTCGTGGGTGAGGCGTCCCGCACCCAGATCGAGCGAGACTGCCACGTCGGGGACCTCGTCGGTGCCCGTGGACATTTCCAGCGAGCCGCCGCCGATATCCAGGTTCGTGATGCGGCCCGCGGACCAGCCGTACCAGCGGCGCGCAGCGAGGAACGTCAGGTGCGCCTCGTCCTTGCCGGACAGCACCTTCAGGCGGACACCCGTCTTCTTCTCCACATGGTCGAGCACGTCGTCCGAATTCGCGGCTGAGCGCACTGCGGAAGTTGCGAAGGCGAGGAACTCCTCGCACTTCAGGTTGTCGGCCAGATCGGCCGCCTCCTGCACGGCGTCGGTCAGTTTCTTGACACCTTTGTCGTCGATCGCTCCGTTCTTGTCCAGCATCTCGACGAGCCGCAGGGGCTGTTTCCAGTCGCTCATGGGGGTCGGACGTCCACCGCTGCGGGCATCAACTGCCACGAGGTGGACAGTATTGCTGCCCACGTCCAATACACCTAGTCGCACAGGCTCAACCCTAGACCGTCTACCGTGGTGCAGTGTGAATCAACCTGTGTTTCTGGGGTTTCCGAAGAATTCTCCCGCCGGAAAATCGATCCGCGCCGGACGTGAATTGCCGCCGGATTTTCCGCGCGAATGGTTCGAATTCATCCACCCCGACGACCCGCACCACTATTTCAGCATCGATCTGACGTGGCTGGAATCGACCTGGTCATGCCGCTTCGGCACCGCGCAGTGCCACGGCATCTCCGAGGACCTTCCTGTCGTCGGCTGCTGCATCCACGGTGCCTATCTTTCCGACGAGCACGACCGCGACGACCTCTACAACGCTGTGGCTGAAATGCCGGCGAAGTTCTGGCAGCTGCGCCCCGACGACGTCGACAGCTACATCGCCGCCGCCGACCCAGTGGAACTCGAGCCGTGGCTGGAGTGGGACGACGATGAAGAGGAACCCTCGCTGAAGACCGCGGTGGTCGACGGAGCATGCATCTTCGCCAACCGCCACGGCCACTCCACCGGACCCGGGTGCGCGCTGCACCAGTGGGCGATGGCGGAGGGGCGCAACATTATCGGCTCGAAGCCGGAGGTGTGCTGGCAGGTGCCGTTCTCCCGCGAGGACGAATGGCAGGAGCGTAGCGACGGCCAAGAGATCCTGCGCACCACCATCGGCGAATACGACCGCCGGCAGTGGGGCGACGGTGGCGAGGACTTCGACTGGTGGTGCACCAACGACCCCGCCTGCCATTCCGGCAACAGCACACCGGTGTGGCAATCAATGCGGGACGAGCTGGTTCAGCTGATCGGCGAGAAACCATACGCGATCGTCGCAAAGCATTGCGAAGCGCGCGCGGCGGTGCCGACGGAAGCAAAGTCCGTGCATCCCGCGACTGCGGCAAAAGATGCCGCAGACGGGGTTTAGGCCTCGAATTTGTAGCCCAGGCCGCGGACGGTAATCAGCTGCTCTGGGCGCGACGGCTCCTGCTCGATCTTGGTGCGCAGGCGCTTGACGTGCACATCGAGCGTCTTGGTGTCGCCGACATAGTCGGAGCCCCAGACGCGGTCGATGAGCTGGCTGCGGGTGAGCACGCGCCCCGCGTTGCGCATCAGGTACTCGAGCAGGTCGAATTCCTTGAGCGGCATCGGCACGGGCGTGCCGTCGACGAAGACGGTGTGGCGCTCGGCATCGAGGCGGACGCGGCCGCCCTCCAGAACATTCTCCGACTGTGCCTCGGCCTCCGGCTCGGACACGTCGGAGCGGCGGCGCAGCACCGCGCGGATACGGGCGATGAGTTCGCGCGTGGAGTACGGCTTGGTCACGTAGTCGTCCGCGCCAAGTTCGAGGCCAACGACCTTGTCGATCTCCGAGTCGCGCGCCGTGACCATGATGATCGGGACGTCGGATGTCGCGCGCAGCTTCTTGCACACGTCGGTTCCGGACATGCCGGGCAGCATCAGGTCAAGAAGGACGAGGTCGATGTCGTTCGCGGCGAATTCAGAAAGTGCGGCCTGGCCATCGGCGGCGATGAGCGCCTCGAAGCCCTCTTTCTGTAGGAGGTAAGCAAGCGGATCTGCCAGCGATTCCTCATCCTCGACGATCAGGATGGTCGATGTCATGTTCGTGTCCTTAACCTTCTCTAGCCTTCTTTATCCCTGATGCGCGCCACGACGCGTCCCACCGGGAACGACTTGTTCGGCTGCGTTTCGGAACCGTCCCCGCTCGAGGGGTTGCCGAGATCGGCGATCTCCGCCGGTACCACCGCAGAAGCTAGCTTCTCTGGGGCGAAGACCGGCAGTTCGATCGTGAACGTCGAGCCTGTTCCGAGCCGCGACCATAGTTTGATATTACCGCCATGGTTTGCCACCACATGCTTCACGATGGCCAATCCGAGCCCCGTGCCCCCGGTTTGCCGCGAACGCGCCTTATCGACGCGGAAGAAACGCTCGAAGACCCGCTTCTGGTCTTCCGGGGCAATGCCGATGCCGCGGTCGGTGACGCGGATCAGCACCACCGAATCGCGGACGACTTTCTGGGTCACGGTGACCGGCTTGCCCTTCGGCGAATAGTTCACCGCGTTGGAAATCAGATTGGACAGCGCGGTGACCAACATGGACTTGTCGCCCATGACGTGGGTGTCGTGGCGCTCCCCGCGGGTGAGCTCGATCTCCTGCCCCTCGGCGGCGAGCTGGTTGCGCTCCACTGCCTCGTCGATGATGTCGTCGACGCGCACCGGCGCCATCTCTGGGAGTGCTTCGGCCCCCTGCAGCTTGGACAGGTTGATCAGATCCGCGATCATCGCGCCCATGCGGTGCGCTTCCCCCAGCAGCTTCTCACCGAAGTAGGTGACCAGCTCCGGATCGTCAGGGTCCTCGAGCAGCGCCTCGGCGAGCAGCGACATGCCGCCCACCGGGGTCTTCAACTCGTGGGAGACGTTAGCGACGAAATCGCGGCGCGCCGATTCCATGCGCACGTTTTCCGACTCGTCCGTGGAGTAGACAATGATGTAGTCGGTCTCCGACAACGTCAACGGCTGCACCACAGCGCTGACGTTGTTGACGCGGCTACCGGTCGACCGGTGCTTCAGGTCCATCTCCAGCACGCGGGCTTCTTTGTCCTCGAAGACCTTCTTGCCCACACCCCGCACCTCCGGGTTCAAGGTGCGGTCGTGGACGATGGACATGTGGTGCGCCGCGGCGTTCGACAGGATCACTTCACCCTTGCGCCCGACGACGGTGATGCCCGTCGGCGAACCCTGGATGACCAAGTGCAGGATTTGGCTGACCGTGCGGACCTTCGTTTCTTCAGGGCCGGCCTGCGCACGGCTGCGCCCCCGCTGCCGCCGGAACTTGGCGGTTCCGGCGGCGGCGAAGCCGGCCACCAACGCTCCCGCGAGGAAGGCGTAGACAGCACTCACGGAGTGGTCTACTTATTCCCCTGGTTGGCGACGGCGGCTGCGCCGGCCGCGGCGGCCTCGGGGTCGAGGTAGGTGCCGCCCGGGTTGGTGACGTTGCCGTCGGCGTCGAACTCGTAGACCAGCGGCATGCCCGTCGGGATGTTCAGGCCGGCGATCTCCTCGTCGGAGATGTTGTCGAGGTACTTCACCAGCGCGCGCAGGGAGTTGCCGTGCGCGGCGAGCATGACGTACTTGCCGGCGAGCACCTCCGGCAGCACAGAGTCGATGTAGTACGGCGTGAAGCGCTCGACGACGTCCTTCAGGCACTCGGTGCGTGGCA encodes:
- a CDS encoding Ppx/GppA phosphatase family protein, with translation MRLGVLDVGSNTVHLVAVDARSGGRPTPMSDWKQPLRLVEMLDKNGAIDDKGVKKLTDAVQEAADLADNLKCEEFLAFATSAVRSAANSDDVLDHVEKKTGVRLKVLSGKDEAHLTFLAARRWYGWSAGRITNLDIGGGSLEMSTGTDEVPDVAVSLDLGAGRLTHEWFDTDPPEKKKVNALRDYIDAELSTAADDFLAQGEAGLAVGTSKTFRTLARLTGSAPSSAGPHVKRTLTAPGLRQLIAFITRMTASDRAELEGVSSDRSHQIVAGALVAEAAMRALNLDKLEICPWALREGVILRQIDKGQN
- a CDS encoding response regulator transcription factor — encoded protein: MTSTILIVEDEESLADPLAYLLQKEGFEALIAADGQAALSEFAANDIDLVLLDLMLPGMSGTDVCKKLRATSDVPIIMVTARDSEIDKVVGLELGADDYVTKPYSTRELIARIRAVLRRRSDVSEPEAEAQSENVLEGGRVRLDAERHTVFVDGTPVPMPLKEFDLLEYLMRNAGRVLTRSQLIDRVWGSDYVGDTKTLDVHVKRLRTKIEQEPSRPEQLITVRGLGYKFEA
- a CDS encoding cell wall metabolism sensor histidine kinase WalK encodes the protein MSAVYAFLAGALVAGFAAAGTAKFRRQRGRSRAQAGPEETKVRTVSQILHLVIQGSPTGITVVGRKGEVILSNAAAHHMSIVHDRTLNPEVRGVGKKVFEDKEARVLEMDLKHRSTGSRVNNVSAVVQPLTLSETDYIIVYSTDESENVRMESARRDFVANVSHELKTPVGGMSLLAEALLEDPDDPELVTYFGEKLLGEAHRMGAMIADLINLSKLQGAEALPEMAPVRVDDIIDEAVERNQLAAEGQEIELTRGERHDTHVMGDKSMLVTALSNLISNAVNYSPKGKPVTVTQKVVRDSVVLIRVTDRGIGIAPEDQKRVFERFFRVDKARSRQTGGTGLGLAIVKHVVANHGGNIKLWSRLGTGSTFTIELPVFAPEKLASAVVPAEIADLGNPSSGDGSETQPNKSFPVGRVVARIRDKEG